The following proteins come from a genomic window of Pseudomonas putida:
- the ccoG gene encoding cytochrome c oxidase accessory protein CcoG, giving the protein MSKQIPVHDVTPPASKGKDSVDLYASREKIYTRAFTGLFRRLRMVGGAALFLLYFGTVWLNWGGHQAVWWNLPERKFYIFGTTIWPQDFILLSGILIVAAFGLFFVTVYAGRVWCGYTCPQSVWTWIFMWCEKVTEGDRNQRMKLDRAPMSANKFLRKFTKHSLWLLIGFVTGMTFVGYFSPIRELVIEFFTGQADGWAYFWVGFFTLATYGNAGWLREQVCVYMCPYARFQSVMFDKDTLIVSYDPRRGETRGPRKKDADYKAQGLGDCIDCTMCVQVCPTGIDIRDGLQIECIGCAACIDACDSIMDKMNYPKGLISYTTEHNLSGQKTHMLRPRLIGYALVLLVMIGALATAFATRSLVGFDVSKDRVLYRENAQGRIENVYSLKVMNKDQRDHIYVLDAAGLPDLRLEGQREIRVAAGDIVSLPVQLSVAPEKLPSTTNEITFTLKSADDSAAEVEAKSRFIGPQIR; this is encoded by the coding sequence ATGAGCAAGCAAATTCCGGTACATGACGTTACCCCGCCTGCCAGCAAAGGGAAGGATTCCGTCGACCTCTACGCCTCTCGCGAGAAAATCTACACCCGCGCCTTCACCGGCCTGTTCCGCAGATTGCGGATGGTCGGCGGGGCAGCGCTGTTCCTTTTGTACTTCGGCACTGTCTGGCTGAACTGGGGCGGCCATCAGGCGGTATGGTGGAACCTGCCCGAACGCAAGTTCTACATCTTCGGCACCACCATCTGGCCGCAAGACTTCATCCTGCTCTCGGGCATCCTCATCGTCGCCGCCTTCGGCCTGTTCTTCGTTACCGTGTATGCCGGCCGCGTGTGGTGCGGCTACACCTGCCCGCAAAGCGTGTGGACGTGGATCTTCATGTGGTGCGAGAAGGTCACCGAAGGCGACCGCAATCAGCGCATGAAGCTTGACCGGGCCCCGATGAGCGCCAACAAGTTCCTGCGCAAGTTCACCAAGCACAGCCTGTGGCTGCTGATCGGCTTCGTCACCGGCATGACCTTCGTCGGCTACTTCTCGCCGATTCGCGAACTGGTCATCGAATTCTTCACAGGCCAGGCCGATGGCTGGGCCTACTTCTGGGTCGGCTTCTTCACCTTGGCCACCTACGGTAACGCCGGCTGGCTGCGCGAGCAGGTGTGCGTGTACATGTGCCCCTACGCACGTTTCCAGAGCGTGATGTTCGACAAGGACACCTTGATCGTCTCCTACGACCCGCGCCGCGGTGAAACCCGCGGCCCGCGCAAGAAGGACGCGGACTACAAGGCCCAGGGTCTGGGCGACTGCATCGACTGCACCATGTGCGTACAGGTCTGCCCCACCGGCATCGACATCCGCGACGGGCTGCAGATCGAGTGCATCGGCTGCGCCGCCTGCATCGACGCGTGCGACAGCATCATGGACAAGATGAACTACCCCAAAGGCCTGATCAGCTACACCACCGAGCACAACCTGTCGGGGCAAAAGACCCACATGCTGCGCCCAAGGCTGATCGGCTACGCACTGGTACTGCTGGTGATGATCGGCGCCCTGGCCACCGCCTTCGCCACCCGCTCGCTGGTGGGCTTCGACGTTAGCAAGGACCGCGTGCTGTACCGCGAGAACGCCCAGGGGCGGATCGAGAACGTGTACAGCCTCAAGGTCATGAACAAGGACCAGCGTGACCACATCTACGTGCTGGACGCCGCTGGTCTGCCTGATCTGCGGCTCGAAGGCCAGCGGGAAATCCGCGTGGCCGCCGGCGATATCGTCAGCCTGCCGGTGCAGTTGTCGGTCGCCCCCGAGAAACTGCCCTCGACCACCAACGAAATCACCTTCACCCTCAAGAGCGCCGATGACAGCGCTGCCGAGGTCGAAGCCAAGAGCCGCTTCATCGGCCCACAGATCCGCTGA
- a CDS encoding adenine phosphoribosyltransferase: MHSEAFDLKALIRPVVDFPKPGVIFRDITPLFQSPRGLRYVADQFIERYVEAEFSHIGAMDARGFLIGSIIAHQLNKPLILFRKQGKLPADVLSEGYQTEYGEAFLEVHADSLCEGDSVLIFDDLIATGGTLLAAANLVRRTGAQVFEAAAIIDLPELDGSRRLQAAGVPTFCLTEFSLSEY, encoded by the coding sequence ATGCACAGCGAAGCCTTCGACCTCAAAGCCCTGATCCGCCCGGTAGTGGACTTCCCCAAGCCGGGTGTGATCTTCCGCGACATCACCCCGCTGTTCCAGTCGCCACGCGGGCTGCGTTATGTCGCCGACCAGTTCATCGAACGTTATGTCGAGGCGGAGTTCAGCCACATCGGCGCCATGGATGCCCGTGGCTTTCTGATCGGCTCGATCATCGCCCACCAGTTGAACAAGCCGCTGATCCTGTTCCGCAAGCAAGGCAAACTGCCGGCTGACGTACTGTCTGAGGGGTATCAGACCGAGTACGGTGAAGCCTTCCTGGAAGTGCATGCCGACAGCCTGTGCGAAGGCGATTCGGTGCTGATCTTCGATGACCTGATCGCCACCGGCGGCACACTGCTGGCCGCAGCCAACCTAGTGCGCCGCACCGGTGCACAGGTGTTCGAGGCGGCGGCGATCATCGACCTGCCTGAGCTGGACGGTTCGCGCCGGCTGCAGGCGGCGGGTGTGCCGACCTTCTGCCTGACCGAGTTTTCGCTGAGCGAGTACTGA
- a CDS encoding FixH family protein, with protein MPAATATSPWYKHLWPWIIIGILTTSVCLSLTMVSIAVNNPDNLVNDNYYEAGKGINRSLDRELLAQNLGLKASVHLDELTGEVDLRLAGSSNPQSLELNLISPTQPEKDRKVLLSRVEAGRYVGQLEDKVDGRRFVELLGSESGQVWRLFEEEKVAHGVTLQLGDEAIQGAEHL; from the coding sequence ATGCCTGCCGCCACCGCCACCAGCCCTTGGTACAAGCACCTCTGGCCCTGGATCATCATCGGCATCCTCACCACCTCGGTGTGCCTGAGCCTGACCATGGTCAGCATCGCCGTGAACAACCCCGACAACCTGGTCAACGACAACTACTACGAGGCTGGCAAAGGCATCAACCGCTCGCTGGACCGTGAATTGCTGGCGCAGAACCTGGGCTTGAAGGCCAGCGTGCACCTGGACGAGCTGACAGGCGAAGTGGACCTGCGCCTGGCCGGCAGCAGCAACCCGCAGAGCCTGGAGCTGAACCTGATTTCACCCACCCAGCCAGAAAAGGATCGCAAGGTGCTGCTGAGCCGGGTCGAGGCAGGGCGCTATGTGGGGCAACTGGAAGACAAGGTCGACGGGCGCCGCTTTGTCGAGCTGCTGGGTAGCGAAAGCGGCCAGGTGTGGCGCTTGTTCGAGGAGGAAAAAGTGGCGCATGGTGTGACCTTGCAGTTGGGCGATGAAGCCATCCAGGGCGCTGAACACTTGTAG
- the fnrA gene encoding Crp/Fnr family transcriptional regulator FnrA produces the protein MSEPVKLRAHGQAHCKDCSLAPLCLPLSLNLEDMDALDEIVKRGRPLKKGEFLFRQGDNFGSVYAVRSGALKTFSLSDSGEEQITGFHLPSELVGLSGMDTEAYPVSAQAQETTSVCEIPFERLDELSVQLPQLRRQLMRVMSREIRDDQQMMLLLSKKTADERIATFLVNLSARFRARGYSANQFRLSMSRNEIGNYLGLAVETVSRVFTRFQQNGLLRAEGKEVHILDPIQLCALAGGAMEA, from the coding sequence ATGTCCGAGCCAGTCAAACTGCGCGCCCACGGCCAGGCCCATTGCAAGGATTGCAGCCTGGCCCCCCTGTGCCTGCCTCTTTCGCTCAACCTGGAAGACATGGATGCACTGGATGAAATCGTCAAACGCGGACGCCCGCTGAAAAAGGGCGAGTTCCTGTTCCGCCAGGGTGACAATTTCGGCTCGGTTTACGCCGTACGTTCCGGCGCCCTCAAGACGTTCAGCCTGAGCGACAGCGGCGAGGAGCAGATCACCGGCTTCCACCTGCCCAGCGAACTGGTGGGCCTGTCCGGAATGGACACTGAAGCCTACCCGGTCTCGGCCCAGGCGCAGGAAACCACCTCGGTGTGCGAAATCCCGTTCGAGCGCCTTGATGAACTGTCGGTGCAACTACCCCAGCTGCGCCGCCAGTTGATGCGGGTGATGAGCCGCGAGATCCGTGACGATCAGCAAATGATGCTGTTGCTGTCGAAAAAGACTGCCGATGAGCGCATTGCCACCTTCCTGGTCAACCTGTCGGCACGCTTCCGCGCCCGCGGCTATTCGGCCAACCAGTTCCGCCTGAGCATGTCGCGCAACGAAATCGGCAATTACCTGGGCCTGGCCGTTGAAACCGTGTCGCGGGTGTTCACCCGCTTCCAGCAGAACGGCCTGCTGCGCGCCGAGGGCAAGGAAGTGCACATCCTCGACCCGATCCAGCTGTGTGCGCTGGCCGGTGGTGCGATGGAGGCCTGA
- a CDS encoding YbaB/EbfC family nucleoid-associated protein translates to MMKGGMAGLMKQAQQMQEKMAKMQEELANAEVTGQSGGGLVSVVMTGRHDVKRVSIDQSLMSTEEDDKEVLEDLIAAALNDAVRKVEQSSQEKMGGMTAGMQLPPGFKMPF, encoded by the coding sequence ATGATGAAAGGTGGCATGGCCGGCCTGATGAAGCAGGCCCAGCAGATGCAGGAAAAGATGGCCAAGATGCAGGAAGAGCTGGCCAACGCCGAAGTGACCGGCCAATCCGGCGGTGGCTTGGTCAGCGTGGTGATGACCGGTCGTCATGACGTCAAGCGCGTCAGCATCGATCAAAGCCTGATGTCGACTGAAGAAGACGACAAGGAAGTGCTCGAAGACCTGATTGCTGCTGCACTGAACGATGCCGTACGCAAGGTCGAGCAGAGCAGCCAGGAAAAAATGGGTGGCATGACTGCAGGCATGCAGCTGCCGCCGGGCTTCAAGATGCCGTTCTAA
- a CDS encoding sulfite exporter TauE/SafE family protein, translated as MPDLLPLLGSALVLGLLGGGHCLGMCGGLMGALTLAIPPEQRGRRLRLLLAYNLGRVLSYACAGLLLGLAGWAVASSPAALALRVVAALLLIAMGLYLAGWWSGLTRIEALGRGLWRHIQPVATRLLPVSSLPRALLLGALWGWLPCGLVYSTLLWAASQGNAGYSATLMLAFGLGTWPVLLATGLAAERVNSLLRRRSVRMAGGLLVILFGLWTLPGPHQHWLMGH; from the coding sequence GTGCCTGACCTGCTTCCCCTGCTCGGCTCCGCGCTGGTCCTCGGCCTGCTCGGCGGCGGCCACTGCCTGGGCATGTGCGGCGGCCTTATGGGCGCACTCACCCTGGCGATCCCGCCGGAGCAACGCGGCCGGCGCCTGCGCCTGCTGCTGGCGTACAACCTTGGGCGGGTCCTCAGCTACGCCTGCGCCGGCCTGCTGCTGGGCCTGGCCGGCTGGGCCGTAGCCAGCAGCCCTGCCGCCCTGGCACTGCGGGTGGTGGCAGCGTTGCTGCTGATCGCCATGGGCCTGTACCTGGCCGGCTGGTGGAGCGGGCTGACGCGCATCGAAGCACTGGGCAGGGGGCTTTGGCGGCATATCCAGCCAGTGGCCACGCGCCTGTTGCCGGTCTCCAGCCTGCCCCGGGCCCTGCTGCTTGGCGCGCTGTGGGGCTGGCTGCCATGCGGGCTGGTTTACAGCACCCTGCTGTGGGCAGCCAGCCAGGGCAATGCGGGGTACAGTGCGACGCTGATGCTGGCGTTCGGGCTGGGTACCTGGCCTGTGCTGCTGGCCACAGGGCTGGCGGCGGAGCGGGTCAACAGCCTGTTGCGGCGGCGTAGCGTGCGTATGGCAGGAGGACTGCTGGTCATCCTGTTCGGCCTGTGGACACTGCCCGGGCCGCACCAGCATTGGCTGATGGGGCACTGA
- the hemN gene encoding oxygen-independent coproporphyrinogen III oxidase — protein sequence MLEDLRWDADLIRRYDLAGPRYTSYPTAVQLHSGVGSFDLLHALRESRRAVRPLSVYVHVPFCANICYYCACNKVITKDRARAAPYLQRLEQEIQLIACHLDPKQRVEQLHLGGGTPTFLSHVELRQLMATLRQHFNLLDDDSGDYGIELDPREADWSTMGLLRELGFNRVSLGVQDLDPAVQRAINRLQSLEQTRTLIEAARTLQFRSVNLDLIYGLPKQTPEGFARTVEEVIRLQPDRLSVFNYAHLPERFMPQRRIDSNDLPAPAAKLEMLRATIEQLTTAGYRYIGMDHFALPDDELAVAQEEGTLQRNFQGYTTHGHCDLIGLGVSAISQIGDLYCQNSSDLNTYQDALSGSQLATQRGLLCNHDDRLRRAVIQQLICHFELDFEPIESAFTIDFRGYFNDLWPALLNMQRDGLIHLDEKGIRILPAGRLLVRSVCMVFDAYLAMHDRQRFSRVI from the coding sequence ATGCTCGAAGATCTACGCTGGGATGCCGACCTGATCCGCCGCTACGATCTGGCCGGCCCGCGCTACACCTCCTACCCGACTGCGGTGCAGCTGCACAGCGGAGTCGGCTCGTTCGACCTGCTCCACGCCCTGCGCGAAAGCCGCCGGGCCGTGCGCCCGTTGTCTGTGTACGTACACGTGCCGTTCTGCGCCAACATCTGCTACTACTGCGCCTGCAACAAGGTCATCACCAAGGACCGTGCCCGAGCCGCACCCTACCTGCAGCGCCTGGAGCAGGAAATCCAGCTGATCGCCTGCCACCTGGACCCTAAACAGCGTGTTGAACAGCTGCATTTGGGCGGCGGCACGCCGACCTTCCTCAGCCATGTGGAGCTGCGCCAGCTGATGGCCACCCTGCGCCAGCACTTCAACCTGCTGGACGATGATTCCGGCGACTACGGCATCGAACTGGACCCGCGCGAGGCCGACTGGTCGACCATGGGCCTGTTGCGCGAACTGGGCTTCAACCGCGTGAGCCTCGGTGTGCAGGACCTGGACCCTGCGGTGCAGCGCGCGATCAACCGCCTGCAGAGCCTGGAACAGACCCGCACCCTGATCGAGGCGGCGCGCACCTTGCAGTTCCGCTCGGTCAACCTGGACCTGATCTACGGCCTGCCCAAGCAGACCCCGGAAGGTTTCGCCCGCACCGTCGAGGAAGTGATCCGCCTGCAGCCCGACCGCCTCTCGGTCTTCAATTACGCCCACCTGCCTGAGCGCTTCATGCCGCAACGGCGTATCGACAGCAACGACCTGCCGGCCCCGGCAGCCAAGCTGGAGATGCTCCGGGCCACCATCGAACAGCTCACTACCGCCGGCTATCGCTACATCGGCATGGACCACTTCGCCCTGCCCGACGACGAGCTGGCCGTCGCCCAGGAAGAAGGCACCCTGCAGCGCAACTTCCAGGGCTACACCACCCACGGCCACTGCGACCTGATCGGCCTGGGGGTTTCGGCAATCAGCCAGATCGGCGACCTGTACTGCCAGAACAGCAGCGACCTCAACACTTATCAGGACGCGCTTTCCGGCTCCCAGCTGGCAACCCAGCGCGGCCTGCTGTGCAATCACGATGACCGCCTGCGACGGGCAGTGATCCAGCAACTGATCTGCCACTTCGAGCTCGACTTCGAGCCGATCGAAAGCGCGTTCACCATCGATTTTCGGGGCTATTTCAACGATCTTTGGCCAGCGCTGCTGAACATGCAAAGGGACGGCCTGATCCACCTCGACGAAAAGGGCATACGCATCCTGCCGGCCGGGCGCCTGCTGGTCCGCTCGGTATGCATGGTGTTCGACGCGTATCTGGCGATGCACGACCGTCAGCGATTTTCACGAGTGATCTAG
- the recR gene encoding recombination mediator RecR gives MSFSPLIRQLIDALRTLPGVGQKTAQRMALQLLERDRSGGVRLAQALSLAMEGVGHCRQCRTLTEQELCPQCADTRRDDTQLCVVEGPMDVYAVEQTGYRGRYFVLKGHLSPLDGLGPDAIGVPQLMARIEEQGSFTEVILATNPTVEGEATAHYIAQLLAEKGLVASRIAHGVPLGGELELVDGGTLAHAFAGRKPISL, from the coding sequence ATGAGCTTCAGCCCCCTTATCCGCCAACTGATCGACGCCCTGCGCACGCTGCCGGGCGTCGGCCAGAAAACCGCCCAGCGCATGGCCCTGCAGTTGCTGGAACGCGACCGCAGCGGTGGTGTGCGCCTGGCCCAGGCACTTAGCCTGGCCATGGAAGGGGTTGGCCATTGCCGCCAGTGTCGCACCTTGACCGAGCAGGAGTTGTGCCCGCAATGCGCTGATACGCGCCGCGACGATACCCAGCTGTGCGTGGTGGAGGGGCCGATGGATGTGTATGCGGTGGAGCAGACCGGCTATCGCGGTCGCTACTTCGTACTCAAGGGGCATCTGTCGCCGCTTGATGGCCTGGGGCCTGATGCTATCGGCGTGCCGCAGTTGATGGCGCGGATCGAGGAGCAGGGCAGCTTTACCGAGGTGATCCTGGCCACCAACCCGACTGTGGAAGGGGAGGCGACAGCACATTACATCGCGCAGTTGCTGGCCGAGAAGGGGCTGGTAGCCTCGCGGATTGCCCATGGCGTGCCGCTGGGCGGCGAGCTGGAGCTGGTCGACGGCGGCACCCTGGCACATGCCTTTGCGGGGCGTAAGCCGATTTCCCTTTGA
- the ccoS gene encoding cbb3-type cytochrome oxidase assembly protein CcoS: protein MPALYVMIPAALLLVGVAVYIFFWAVDSGQYDDLESPAHSILFDDQDPRHQAAVKQEPAEPQDKDQPPRA from the coding sequence ATGCCAGCCCTCTATGTCATGATCCCGGCCGCCCTGCTGCTTGTCGGCGTCGCCGTGTACATCTTTTTCTGGGCGGTCGACAGCGGCCAGTACGACGATCTTGAAAGCCCTGCCCACAGCATCCTGTTCGACGACCAGGACCCACGCCACCAGGCTGCCGTCAAACAAGAGCCCGCCGAGCCGCAAGACAAGGACCAACCACCCCGTGCCTGA
- a CDS encoding heavy metal translocating P-type ATPase, with protein MTQPTPCYHCALPVPAGSRFTAVVLGQPRHFCCPGCQAVAESIVAGGLEHYYRHRSDNSANPEALPKQLQDELALYDRSDVQQTFVRHQGDLAETTLLVEGISCAACGWLIEKHLRNLPGVADARLNLSNHRLLLSWEDQRLPLSRLLAELRQIGYAAHPYQPDQAAEQLARENRSALRRLGVAGLLWFQAMMATMATWPEFNIDLSPELHTILRWVALFLTIPIVFYSCAPFFKGAARDLRTRHLTMDVSVSLAIALAFGAGIWTAVTGSGELYFDTVGMFALFLLTGRYLERRARERTAAATAQLVNLLPASCLRLDSLGRSERILLSELQRGDTVQVLPGAVIPADGRIVEGRSSVDESLLTGEYLPQPRRVGDRVTGGTLNVESTLNVEIEALGQESRLSAIVRLLERAQTEKPRLAQIADRASQWFLLFTLVAAIVIGLWWWHLDPTRAFWIVLAMLVATCPCALSLATPTALTAATGTLHKLGLLVTRGHVLEGLNQIDTVIFDKTGTLTEGRLTLRSIRPLGAVAADRCLALAAALENRSEHPIARAFGRNAEPADDVQTVPGLGLEGLAGGQRLRIGQPTFVCALSGAEIPTVPEPRGQWLLLGDRQGPLAWFGLDDRLREDAPALLAACKARGWRTLLLSGDSSPMVAEVAAQLGIDQAIGGLRPDDKLDRLKALQTSGRKVLMLGDGVNDVPVLAAADISIAMGSATDLAKTSADAVLLSNRLQALVHAFDLARRTRRNILENLLWATLYNGLMLPFAALGWITPVWAAVGMSVSSLIVVLNALRLTRLPGVAATASAPQPAIA; from the coding sequence ATGACCCAGCCCACCCCCTGCTACCACTGCGCCCTGCCCGTCCCCGCCGGCAGCCGCTTCACCGCCGTGGTCCTCGGCCAGCCCCGGCACTTCTGCTGTCCCGGCTGCCAGGCAGTGGCCGAGTCGATCGTCGCCGGTGGCCTGGAGCACTACTACCGGCACCGCAGCGACAACAGCGCCAACCCCGAGGCCCTGCCCAAGCAGTTGCAGGACGAACTGGCCCTGTACGACCGCAGTGACGTGCAACAGACCTTCGTCCGTCACCAAGGCGACCTGGCCGAAACCACCCTGCTGGTCGAAGGCATCAGCTGCGCCGCCTGCGGCTGGTTGATCGAAAAGCATTTGCGCAACCTGCCCGGCGTGGCCGACGCACGTCTTAACCTGTCCAACCATCGCCTGCTGCTCAGTTGGGAAGACCAACGCCTGCCGCTCTCGCGATTGTTGGCCGAGCTGCGCCAGATCGGCTACGCCGCCCATCCCTACCAGCCCGACCAGGCCGCCGAGCAACTGGCCCGCGAAAACCGCAGCGCCCTGCGCAGGCTGGGCGTGGCCGGGCTGCTGTGGTTCCAGGCGATGATGGCGACCATGGCCACCTGGCCGGAATTCAACATCGACCTGTCGCCCGAGCTGCACACCATCCTGCGCTGGGTGGCGCTGTTTCTCACCATCCCGATCGTGTTCTACAGCTGCGCGCCCTTCTTCAAAGGAGCCGCACGCGACCTGCGCACCCGCCACCTGACCATGGACGTGTCGGTATCGCTGGCCATCGCCCTGGCCTTCGGTGCCGGGATATGGACGGCCGTCACCGGCAGTGGCGAGCTGTATTTCGACACCGTGGGCATGTTCGCACTGTTTCTGCTCACCGGCCGCTACCTTGAACGCCGCGCCCGCGAGCGCACCGCGGCGGCGACCGCGCAACTGGTCAACCTGCTACCGGCCTCTTGCCTGCGCCTGGACAGCCTTGGCCGCAGCGAGCGCATCCTGCTCAGCGAACTGCAACGCGGCGACACCGTGCAGGTGCTGCCCGGCGCAGTGATACCGGCTGACGGGCGCATTGTCGAAGGCCGCTCCAGCGTCGACGAGTCGCTGCTGACCGGTGAATACCTGCCGCAACCGCGGCGGGTCGGCGACCGGGTCACCGGCGGCACCTTGAATGTCGAAAGCACGCTGAACGTAGAAATCGAAGCCCTTGGCCAGGAGTCGCGACTGTCGGCCATCGTCCGCCTGCTGGAACGCGCGCAGACGGAAAAGCCACGCCTGGCGCAAATAGCCGACCGTGCATCGCAGTGGTTCCTGCTGTTCACGCTGGTGGCCGCTATCGTCATAGGCCTGTGGTGGTGGCACCTGGACCCCACACGAGCGTTCTGGATTGTCCTGGCCATGCTGGTAGCCACCTGCCCATGCGCGCTCTCGCTCGCCACCCCTACAGCACTGACCGCCGCCACCGGTACGCTGCACAAGCTCGGCCTGCTGGTCACCCGAGGTCATGTCCTGGAAGGCCTCAACCAGATCGACACGGTCATTTTCGACAAAACCGGCACGCTCACCGAGGGCCGCCTGACGCTGCGCAGCATTCGCCCGCTGGGCGCAGTGGCCGCCGACCGCTGCCTGGCCCTTGCCGCAGCCCTGGAAAACCGCTCCGAGCACCCCATCGCCCGCGCCTTCGGCCGCAATGCCGAGCCTGCGGACGATGTGCAAACGGTACCCGGGCTGGGCCTGGAAGGGCTGGCCGGCGGGCAGCGCCTGCGCATCGGTCAGCCCACGTTCGTTTGCGCCCTCAGCGGCGCCGAAATCCCGACTGTCCCGGAGCCTCGTGGTCAATGGCTGCTGCTAGGGGATCGCCAAGGCCCGCTGGCCTGGTTCGGCCTGGACGATCGCCTGCGCGAGGACGCCCCTGCTCTGCTGGCGGCCTGCAAGGCGCGCGGCTGGCGCACCCTGCTGCTATCGGGCGACAGCTCGCCCATGGTCGCTGAAGTGGCCGCTCAGCTGGGTATCGACCAGGCCATTGGCGGCCTGCGCCCGGACGACAAGCTGGACCGGCTCAAGGCTCTGCAGACCTCCGGGCGCAAGGTTCTGATGCTGGGTGACGGGGTGAACGACGTGCCGGTGCTGGCCGCCGCCGATATCAGCATTGCCATGGGCAGTGCCACCGATCTTGCCAAGACCAGTGCCGATGCAGTGCTGTTGAGCAACCGTCTGCAAGCGCTGGTACATGCCTTCGACCTGGCCCGCCGCACCCGCCGCAACATCCTCGAGAACCTGCTTTGGGCGACGCTGTATAATGGCCTCATGCTGCCGTTTGCCGCGCTCGGCTGGATCACCCCGGTGTGGGCCGCCGTCGGCATGTCGGTCAGCTCGCTGATCGTGGTCCTCAATGCCCTGCGCCTGACCCGGCTGCCTGGCGTGGCGGCCACAGCCAGCGCCCCACAACCTGCCATTGCCTGA